The following coding sequences lie in one Deltaproteobacteria bacterium genomic window:
- a CDS encoding redoxin domain-containing protein — protein MAIRRRADLKTGTTCNSNCVFCVIGDHLFTGDRSTQACIDELRASRATCVDVVFTGAEVSIRPDFLQLVRAARALGYENIQIQTNGRMFAYREFCERTIAAGANEFSPSIHGHEAKLHDGLTRAPGSFAQIVRAIEHLVALQQRVVCNTVITKQNARHLPALAQLLVELGVAQFQLAFPHPTGHAATYFNGVVPRMSEIAGFVHEALAVGRAGGVACMAEAMPFCMMQGHASAVAELHIPATEIVYDGYVVPDYRDDRVARGKRRFVQCASCRFEPICEGPWREYPERLGGDEFQPIAGARVIDTAVVLDPRFDMLGEPAPALADVRWSAPMTAVCFVPEAGSPGCTAQLCSTVARREALVAAGLAVVVVAPQPDDVLVAWARRHDADARMTSDPDGALARAWRAWDHGPRRSSYLVDARGRVAHVVVEVDTNAHAAQLLDACARLQAPARALGPAPDLVTLRRPASAAAGPR, from the coding sequence ATGGCCATCCGCCGCCGCGCCGACCTCAAGACGGGCACGACCTGCAACAGCAACTGCGTGTTCTGTGTCATCGGCGATCACCTCTTCACCGGTGACCGCTCGACGCAGGCGTGCATCGACGAGCTGCGCGCCAGCCGGGCGACGTGCGTCGACGTGGTCTTCACCGGTGCCGAGGTCTCGATCCGCCCCGACTTCCTGCAGCTGGTGCGGGCCGCGAGGGCGCTGGGATACGAGAACATCCAGATCCAGACCAACGGCCGCATGTTCGCCTACCGCGAGTTCTGCGAGCGCACCATCGCGGCGGGCGCCAACGAGTTCTCGCCGTCGATCCACGGCCACGAGGCCAAGCTGCACGACGGCCTCACGCGCGCACCCGGATCGTTCGCGCAGATCGTCCGCGCGATCGAGCACCTGGTCGCGCTGCAGCAGCGGGTGGTGTGCAACACCGTCATCACCAAGCAGAACGCGCGCCACCTGCCGGCGCTGGCGCAGCTGCTGGTGGAGCTGGGCGTCGCGCAGTTCCAGCTGGCGTTCCCGCACCCGACCGGCCACGCCGCGACCTACTTCAACGGTGTGGTGCCGCGGATGTCCGAGATCGCCGGCTTCGTGCACGAGGCGCTCGCGGTCGGCCGCGCCGGCGGTGTGGCGTGCATGGCCGAAGCGATGCCGTTCTGCATGATGCAGGGCCACGCGTCGGCGGTCGCCGAGCTCCACATCCCCGCCACCGAGATCGTCTACGACGGCTACGTCGTGCCCGACTACCGCGACGACCGTGTCGCCCGTGGCAAGCGTCGCTTCGTGCAGTGCGCGAGCTGCCGCTTCGAGCCCATCTGCGAGGGCCCGTGGCGCGAGTACCCGGAGCGGCTCGGCGGCGACGAGTTCCAGCCGATCGCCGGCGCGCGGGTGATCGACACCGCGGTCGTGCTCGATCCCCGCTTCGACATGCTCGGCGAACCCGCGCCGGCGCTGGCCGACGTGCGCTGGTCGGCGCCGATGACCGCGGTGTGCTTCGTGCCCGAGGCGGGCTCGCCGGGCTGCACCGCGCAGCTGTGCAGCACCGTGGCCCGACGCGAAGCGTTGGTCGCCGCCGGCCTCGCCGTCGTCGTGGTCGCGCCGCAGCCGGACGACGTGCTGGTGGCGTGGGCCCGGCGGCACGACGCCGACGCACGGATGACGAGCGACCCCGACGGCGCGCTCGCCCGGGCGTGGCGCGCGTGGGATCACGGCCCCCGCCGCTCCAGCTACCTCGTCGATGCGCGCGGCCGCGTGGCCCACGTGGTGGTCGAGGTCGACACCAACGCCCACGCGGCGCAGCTGCTCGACGCGTGCGCCCGTCTGCAGGCCCCGGCGCGTGCGCTCGGGCCTGCGCCCGACCTGGTCACGCTACGACGGCCCGCGTCCGCGGCTGCGGGGCCGCGATGA
- a CDS encoding GNAT family N-acetyltransferase yields the protein MLLRPDLREWTIREAAADDGARLAWIRTASWRDAYRDIIPPLALERIAGRDAQRMAHAVRHRGRGHTIWLAEDRQHTAFGYAWAGPQTDRALPFLGEVFELYLHPAWQRARAGTALLTHTIWALLAARLHPVALWVLADNHPARRFYEAMGAVEVARRTVDVGGRPLEKIAYGWHEQLPLPNLRR from the coding sequence ATGTTGCTGCGTCCGGACCTCCGCGAGTGGACCATCCGCGAGGCCGCCGCCGACGACGGCGCTCGCCTGGCGTGGATCCGCACCGCCAGCTGGCGCGATGCCTACCGCGACATCATTCCACCGCTCGCGCTCGAGCGCATCGCGGGCCGCGATGCGCAGCGCATGGCCCACGCCGTGCGCCACCGCGGCCGCGGCCACACCATCTGGCTCGCAGAAGATCGGCAGCACACCGCCTTCGGCTACGCATGGGCGGGCCCGCAGACCGATCGCGCGCTGCCTTTCCTCGGTGAGGTGTTCGAGCTGTACCTCCACCCCGCGTGGCAGCGCGCGCGGGCCGGCACCGCGCTCCTCACCCACACGATCTGGGCGCTGCTCGCCGCGCGCCTGCATCCGGTCGCGCTGTGGGTGCTCGCGGACAACCACCCGGCGAGGCGCTTCTACGAGGCGATGGGCGCCGTCGAGGTCGCACGACGTACCGTGGATGTCGGCGGTCGCCCGCTCGAGAAGATCGCGTACGGCTGGCACGAGCAGCTACCGCTGCCGAACCTGCGGCGATGA
- a CDS encoding DUF1232 domain-containing protein — protein sequence MAFAAPDFLASLRLFVDAYEGSRQRTVMRAPDVFEFYARLFCAPTLSRDARAMVNAVLAYFVVPEDVMPEADFGPLGLMDDLFVAAHVYRILRRELPTELLTAAWQGDGPLDETMDHIYTDARAEVGKRTKDALRMAGLSG from the coding sequence GTGGCCTTCGCAGCGCCGGATTTCCTGGCCTCGTTGCGGCTGTTCGTCGATGCCTACGAGGGCTCGCGACAGCGCACGGTGATGCGTGCGCCCGACGTCTTCGAGTTCTATGCGCGTCTCTTCTGCGCGCCGACGCTGTCCCGCGACGCGCGCGCGATGGTGAACGCGGTGCTGGCCTACTTCGTGGTGCCCGAGGACGTCATGCCCGAGGCCGACTTCGGCCCGCTCGGGCTCATGGACGACCTCTTCGTGGCGGCCCACGTCTACCGAATCCTGCGCCGCGAGCTGCCCACCGAGCTGCTCACCGCCGCGTGGCAGGGCGATGGCCCGCTCGACGAGACCATGGATCACATCTACACCGACGCCCGCGCCGAGGTCGGCAAGCGCACGAAGGATGCGCTCCGCATGGCGGGGTTGTCGGGCTGA
- a CDS encoding radical SAM protein: MPPATATRAQRHGAPSIYRIQPPTLKSSGAITHFARRKRSTRRSSARRRSSTTPSATSVCRGSFDIAFQDSAADGIVSIGSCSGRARAPGGDCRSHGSKGVRAEWGPTGSATAVPSEFSALARRRPGRCPGIRRGCRAPGHCGSEDAARRARRRLPVVKVAEGEESVGFGQKREQHEHAAHQVRNWVRLTFDCNDRCVFCLDSDTHDGRIRARDEVKAQILDGRRKGAERLILSGGEPTIHPDFVDFVRLGRAAGYTRVQTVTNGRMFAYPEFLRRALDAGLGEITFSIHGPDAKIHDALVGVKGAFDEEIAGLRAALADGRPVVNIDVCVNRANVRHLPRMLRTFMAMGVREFDLLQVIPFGRAWREGETTLFYDLEAHQDALRETFAMSREPDVHLWLNRFPVEHLEGFESLIQDPYKLNDEVRGRREEYERLLADGTPLPCREPARCRHCYVRRLCDHLDDTREALAAQRFDVVRFDLDWEAALPPSFGGDPASAERSRARAAAADHLRRLPVVDTAVAEAPPGLDLAARIAASGATRAWIVAADLAAARGHARTLPRALALELELRSTAGLAAALAADGSIDGRSLDRVRTRELAQTEAVLAIAGSFEVLAPFDREHAAWLATQTSWPSRLALVQPNYELASDAATRDAPLTSARELVARFGAITFEGVPHCRSGIAPRAPARVLDTAMLASTALDGAGASRLEIFRYTRRFVHDHDHVKSLRCRTCVHDPSCRGATVNFVRAHGFAALVPEVRDTPSGD; the protein is encoded by the coding sequence ATGCCGCCCGCCACGGCGACCAGGGCCCAGCGCCACGGTGCGCCGTCGATATATAGGATCCAGCCGCCGACGCTGAAGAGCAGCGGCGCCATCACCCACTTCGCGAGACGGAAGCGATCGACCAGGCGCAGCAGTGCGCGGCGCCGCAGCTCGACCACGCCGAGCGCGACATCGGTCTGCCGTGGGTCGTTCGACATCGCGTTCCAAGATAGTGCGGCGGACGGCATCGTGTCGATTGGGTCTTGCTCGGGGCGCGCGCGGGCGCCCGGCGGCGACTGCCGTTCCCACGGCTCGAAGGGCGTGCGGGCCGAGTGGGGCCCCACGGGCTCAGCAACCGCGGTGCCAAGCGAATTCTCGGCGCTCGCGCGACGCCGGCCCGGCCGCTGTCCGGGAATCCGGCGGGGATGTCGGGCTCCCGGGCACTGCGGCTCCGAGGACGCCGCACGCCGCGCCCGGCGTAGACTACCCGTGGTGAAGGTGGCCGAGGGTGAAGAGAGCGTCGGCTTCGGTCAGAAGCGCGAGCAACACGAGCACGCGGCCCATCAGGTGCGCAACTGGGTGCGGCTGACCTTCGACTGCAACGACCGCTGCGTGTTCTGCCTCGACAGCGACACCCACGACGGGCGCATCCGGGCCCGCGACGAGGTCAAGGCGCAGATCCTCGATGGCCGCCGCAAGGGTGCCGAGCGCCTCATCCTGTCGGGCGGCGAGCCGACCATCCACCCCGACTTCGTCGACTTCGTCCGGCTGGGACGCGCGGCCGGCTACACGCGGGTGCAGACCGTCACCAACGGTCGCATGTTCGCGTATCCCGAGTTCTTGCGGCGGGCGCTCGATGCCGGTCTGGGTGAGATCACGTTCTCGATCCACGGCCCCGACGCCAAGATCCACGACGCGCTGGTCGGCGTGAAGGGGGCCTTCGACGAGGAGATCGCGGGCTTGAGGGCCGCGCTCGCCGATGGGCGCCCGGTCGTGAACATCGACGTTTGCGTGAACCGAGCCAACGTCCGCCACCTGCCGCGGATGCTGCGGACCTTCATGGCGATGGGCGTGCGCGAGTTCGACTTGCTGCAGGTGATCCCGTTCGGACGCGCGTGGCGAGAGGGCGAGACCACCCTGTTCTACGATCTCGAGGCGCACCAGGACGCGCTGCGCGAGACCTTCGCGATGTCGCGGGAGCCCGACGTGCACCTGTGGCTCAACCGCTTTCCGGTCGAGCATCTCGAGGGCTTCGAGTCGCTGATTCAAGATCCGTACAAGCTGAACGACGAGGTCCGCGGCCGCCGCGAAGAGTACGAGCGACTGCTGGCCGATGGCACGCCGCTGCCGTGTCGCGAGCCCGCGCGCTGCCGCCACTGCTACGTGCGGCGGCTGTGCGATCACCTCGACGACACGCGCGAGGCCCTCGCGGCGCAGCGCTTCGACGTGGTGCGCTTCGATCTCGACTGGGAGGCCGCGCTGCCGCCGAGCTTCGGCGGCGACCCGGCCAGCGCCGAGCGCAGCCGGGCCCGCGCGGCAGCGGCGGATCATCTGCGGCGGCTGCCGGTGGTCGATACCGCGGTCGCCGAGGCCCCGCCGGGCCTCGACCTGGCGGCGCGCATCGCCGCCAGCGGTGCGACGCGGGCGTGGATAGTCGCCGCCGATCTCGCCGCCGCGCGCGGCCACGCGCGGACGCTCCCGCGCGCGCTCGCCCTCGAGCTCGAGCTGCGATCGACGGCCGGCCTCGCCGCGGCGCTCGCCGCCGATGGGAGCATCGACGGCAGATCGCTGGACCGCGTGCGCACGCGAGAGCTCGCGCAGACCGAGGCGGTGCTGGCCATCGCCGGCAGCTTCGAGGTGTTGGCGCCGTTCGACCGCGAGCACGCCGCGTGGCTCGCGACCCAGACGTCGTGGCCGTCACGCCTGGCGCTCGTGCAACCGAACTACGAGCTGGCCAGCGACGCCGCCACCCGCGACGCACCGCTGACGAGCGCGCGCGAGCTGGTGGCTCGCTTCGGTGCGATCACCTTCGAGGGCGTGCCGCACTGCCGCAGCGGCATCGCCCCTCGGGCGCCGGCGCGGGTGCTCGACACCGCCATGCTCGCGTCGACGGCCCTCGACGGCGCGGGGGCGTCGCGGCTCGAGATCTTCCGCTACACGCGGCGCTTCGTGCACGACCACGACCACGTCAAGTCGCTGCGCTGTCGCACCTGTGTGCATGACCCGAGCTGCCGCGGTGCCACCGTGAACTTCGTGCGTGCGCACGGCTTTGCGGCCCTGGTGCCCGAGGTCCGCGACACGCCGTCCGGCGACTGA
- a CDS encoding HAMP domain-containing histidine kinase: MAGGISAAVGVRFGFGNAKGIARFCERDFRPSEAVPFATVQVLLLAASGGLASPLLPIMFAGAHNAGLFGGPAASRSVFVVHVVGLWTLLALHLTHVVELVPHPLVDTHWPGPTFLTSIAVGMTGALIGAHVMGLRTREAVDEQLRQAVLAREAALGNYRERADELTTLSAEIAHELKNPLATVKGLAALLGRDAEGKSAERLLVLRREVDRMQGILDEFLNFSRPLAPLTVRRVDLGKLAREVIDLHEGIASDRRVAMELDADLGVGAVCDPRKIKQILVNLLQNALDAAGPETTVEIVVRRVVDLVEIQLLDRGAGVPADLSERVFEAGMTTKPNGNGLGLPMARALARQHGGDLRLAPRGDGHGCAAIVQLPVLGPALANADAEASISDVAPPPKPAVEPHAARTRDDAAVPLAEGALGAMT, translated from the coding sequence GTGGCGGGCGGCATCTCGGCGGCGGTCGGCGTGCGCTTCGGCTTCGGCAACGCCAAGGGCATCGCCCGCTTCTGCGAGCGCGACTTCCGACCCTCGGAGGCGGTGCCGTTCGCGACCGTGCAGGTGTTGTTGCTCGCCGCCAGCGGCGGGCTCGCGAGCCCGCTGCTGCCGATCATGTTCGCCGGGGCCCACAACGCCGGCCTGTTCGGTGGGCCGGCGGCCTCGCGCAGCGTGTTCGTGGTGCACGTCGTCGGCCTCTGGACCCTGCTCGCGCTGCACCTGACGCACGTCGTCGAGCTGGTGCCGCACCCGCTGGTCGACACCCACTGGCCGGGCCCGACCTTTCTCACCTCGATCGCGGTGGGCATGACCGGCGCGCTGATCGGCGCCCACGTGATGGGCCTGCGGACGCGCGAGGCGGTCGACGAACAGCTGCGTCAGGCCGTGCTCGCGCGCGAGGCTGCGCTCGGCAACTACCGCGAGCGCGCCGACGAGCTGACCACGCTGTCGGCCGAGATCGCCCACGAACTCAAGAACCCGCTCGCGACCGTGAAGGGCCTCGCTGCGTTGCTCGGCCGAGATGCCGAGGGCAAGTCGGCCGAGCGCCTGCTCGTGCTGCGCCGCGAGGTCGACCGCATGCAGGGCATCCTCGACGAGTTCCTCAACTTCTCGCGGCCGCTGGCGCCGTTGACCGTGCGGCGCGTCGATCTCGGCAAGCTCGCACGCGAGGTCATCGATCTGCACGAGGGCATTGCCAGCGATCGCCGCGTCGCGATGGAGCTCGATGCGGATCTCGGCGTGGGTGCGGTCTGCGACCCGCGCAAGATCAAGCAGATCCTCGTGAACCTGCTGCAGAACGCGCTCGACGCGGCGGGCCCCGAGACCACCGTGGAGATCGTGGTGCGGCGCGTGGTCGACCTCGTGGAGATCCAGCTGCTCGACCGCGGTGCGGGCGTGCCCGCCGATCTGAGCGAGCGCGTGTTCGAGGCCGGCATGACCACCAAGCCCAACGGCAACGGGCTCGGCCTGCCGATGGCGCGGGCGTTGGCGCGCCAGCACGGCGGCGACCTGCGGCTGGCACCCCGCGGCGACGGCCACGGCTGCGCCGCGATCGTGCAGCTGCCGGTGCTCGGCCCCGCGCTGGCCAACGCCGACGCCGAGGCCTCGATCAGCGACGTGGCCCCGCCGCCCAAGCCCGCCGTCGAGCCACACGCGGCGCGCACGCGTGACGACGCCGCGGTGCCGCTCGCCGAGGGTGCGCTGGGGGCGATGACGTGA
- a CDS encoding sigma-54-dependent Fis family transcriptional regulator, producing the protein MKPHALVVDDDDGVRFTLAGILEEEGVLVSQAASGEAALALFDDPATPEIHLVVTDMRMPGMSGLDLLTALRQRTRAPKVVMITAHGNERLAVEATKAGAYDYFRKPFELEELVAVVRRALDAVRLEVENERLRSTLELSQTMVFVSDAMAKLAVMVHRVAPRDVTVLIRGESGTGKERVAEAIVRASRRAARPFVRFNCAALTTELAEAELFGHSRGAFTGAVRSRAGLFREAEGGTILLDEVGELDLATQAKLLRVLQEHEIRPVGEDHAIPIDVRVIAATHRDLAKRVEEGAFREDLFYRLRVVEMHVPPLRERPEDIAPLARHFLRRFASRFGLGIVREPPELIVRLQAMPWPGNVRELENAIESLVALSDGDDFDLSTLGPSTPSSRASDGGDGGLRERVDAFERQLLLDALAVASGNRSEAARALGIGRATLHDKLRKHGIVDGGA; encoded by the coding sequence GTGAAGCCGCACGCGCTGGTCGTCGACGACGACGACGGCGTGCGCTTCACGCTCGCAGGCATCCTCGAGGAGGAGGGCGTGCTGGTCTCGCAGGCCGCCAGCGGCGAGGCTGCGCTCGCGCTGTTCGACGACCCCGCAACACCCGAGATCCACCTGGTCGTGACCGACATGCGCATGCCGGGCATGAGCGGGCTCGACCTGCTCACGGCTCTGCGGCAGCGCACGCGCGCGCCGAAGGTCGTGATGATCACCGCACACGGCAACGAGCGCCTGGCGGTGGAGGCGACCAAGGCGGGCGCCTACGACTACTTCCGCAAGCCCTTCGAGCTCGAGGAGCTGGTGGCGGTGGTCCGACGCGCGCTCGATGCCGTGCGGCTCGAGGTCGAGAACGAGCGCCTGCGCTCCACCCTCGAGCTCTCGCAGACGATGGTGTTCGTCTCCGATGCGATGGCGAAGCTGGCCGTGATGGTCCACCGCGTGGCCCCGCGCGACGTCACCGTGCTCATCCGCGGCGAGAGCGGCACCGGCAAGGAGCGCGTCGCCGAGGCCATCGTGCGGGCCTCGAGGCGCGCGGCCAGGCCGTTCGTGCGCTTCAACTGCGCCGCGCTGACCACCGAGCTCGCAGAGGCGGAGCTGTTCGGTCACAGCCGGGGAGCTTTCACCGGTGCGGTTCGCTCGCGCGCGGGGCTGTTCCGCGAGGCCGAGGGCGGCACCATCTTGCTCGACGAGGTCGGCGAGCTCGACCTCGCGACCCAGGCCAAGCTGCTGCGCGTGCTGCAGGAGCACGAGATCCGCCCGGTCGGTGAGGATCACGCGATCCCCATCGACGTGCGGGTCATCGCCGCGACCCACCGCGACCTCGCCAAGCGCGTCGAAGAGGGTGCCTTCCGCGAGGACCTCTTCTACCGCCTGCGCGTGGTCGAGATGCACGTGCCGCCGCTGCGCGAGCGCCCCGAGGACATCGCGCCGCTGGCACGCCACTTCCTGCGGCGCTTCGCCTCGAGGTTCGGGCTCGGCATCGTGCGCGAGCCGCCGGAGCTGATCGTGCGGCTGCAGGCGATGCCGTGGCCCGGCAACGTGCGCGAGCTCGAGAACGCGATCGAGAGCCTGGTCGCACTGTCGGACGGCGACGACTTCGACCTCAGCACGCTGGGCCCCTCGACGCCGTCATCCCGCGCCAGCGACGGTGGCGACGGTGGCCTGCGGGAGCGCGTCGATGCCTTCGAGCGGCAGCTGCTGCTCGACGCGCTCGCGGTCGCGTCGGGCAATCGCAGTGAAGCGGCCCGCGCGCTCGGCATCGGCCGCGCGACGCTCCACGACAAGCTGCGCAAGCACGGCATCGTCGACGGCGGCGCCTGA
- a CDS encoding RNA polymerase sigma factor → MARPAARMEAYLRGDDHALSTLFRVLAPRLRRFLQARIDDADMVEDVVQQTFIKAHLGRHAFRARATDGRHSDDAIVAWFLAIARNTAIDGLRSERRHQRGRVHEGDAGESCVDECASDMPDPEQLHIDAQSDFAVRERVRAAVGRLPPSQRDVVLLHKLEGLSMQQVAQRLHVMPGAARVRAHRAYLALHALLQPTVAANSRAPADSPSRGHDAAA, encoded by the coding sequence ATGGCGCGACCGGCTGCGCGCATGGAGGCGTACCTGCGGGGTGACGACCACGCCCTGAGCACGCTGTTCCGCGTGCTCGCGCCGCGGCTGCGCCGCTTCCTGCAGGCCCGCATCGACGATGCCGACATGGTCGAGGACGTCGTGCAGCAGACCTTCATCAAGGCCCACCTCGGCCGGCATGCGTTCCGGGCACGCGCCACCGACGGACGTCACAGCGACGACGCCATCGTCGCGTGGTTCCTCGCGATCGCGCGGAACACCGCGATCGATGGCCTGCGATCGGAGCGTCGCCACCAACGCGGACGCGTGCACGAGGGTGACGCGGGCGAGTCGTGCGTCGACGAGTGCGCCAGCGACATGCCCGACCCCGAGCAGCTCCACATCGACGCGCAGTCCGATTTCGCCGTGCGCGAGCGGGTCCGTGCCGCAGTCGGCCGCCTGCCACCCTCGCAGCGCGACGTCGTCCTGCTGCACAAGCTCGAGGGCCTGTCGATGCAACAGGTCGCACAGCGGCTCCACGTGATGCCGGGTGCCGCGCGGGTGCGTGCGCATCGGGCCTACCTCGCCCTGCACGCCCTGCTCCAGCCGACCGTGGCGGCCAACTCGCGCGCGCCCGCAGATTCGCCGTCCCGCGGTCACGACGCTGCCGCCTGA
- a CDS encoding penicillin-insensitive murein endopeptidase: MIEGLAMGLAIATGWARSLRWLATISEPDAIEVAAAVDADADADAAARSLPSSADVEAVALVDDTDALFVHPERPDGPRVETLAAPAWTIHRVRPGEGLGSIAARYGVALDRLMQWNHLDTNRPLGRRRTLRVFSDRRPPAVHQVRTTVRIGESWDDLAARLHVDEHGLRVQNWRMREPVAGEAVIAWVDPLDAPSFVAPSTPVAQEPLEITASGQSVGLPQRGKLSDGVPLPEHPLWLRGNPDHLFGSAHTIKTVHRAFSILRGEKGYTPALLIGAISKRSGGRFAPHRSHQSGRDIDIRLPLRPGTAVTHDPTADEVDWYATWVLIESFVATGEIEAVFLNEAHHERLYRAGRALGVAREDAFEIVRWPRWKGAGIVQHAEGHNAHLHVRVRCGASERACL; the protein is encoded by the coding sequence ATGATCGAAGGCTTGGCCATGGGCTTGGCGATCGCGACCGGCTGGGCGAGGAGCCTGCGCTGGCTGGCGACGATCAGCGAGCCCGACGCGATCGAGGTCGCCGCGGCGGTCGACGCCGACGCCGACGCCGACGCCGCAGCGAGGTCGCTCCCGAGCTCGGCCGACGTCGAGGCCGTCGCGCTGGTCGACGACACCGACGCGTTGTTCGTCCATCCCGAGCGCCCCGATGGACCGCGTGTCGAGACCCTCGCCGCACCGGCGTGGACCATCCACCGCGTGCGGCCGGGCGAGGGCCTAGGCTCGATCGCCGCGCGCTACGGCGTCGCGCTCGATCGCCTCATGCAGTGGAACCACCTCGACACCAACCGACCGCTGGGGCGCCGCAGGACGCTGCGCGTGTTCAGCGATCGTCGGCCACCGGCGGTGCATCAGGTCCGCACGACCGTGCGCATCGGTGAGAGCTGGGACGATCTCGCCGCGCGACTGCATGTCGACGAGCACGGGCTGCGGGTGCAGAACTGGCGCATGCGCGAGCCGGTCGCCGGCGAGGCGGTGATCGCTTGGGTCGATCCCCTGGATGCGCCGAGCTTCGTGGCCCCGAGCACGCCCGTCGCCCAGGAGCCGCTCGAGATCACCGCATCCGGTCAGAGCGTCGGCTTGCCCCAACGCGGCAAGCTCAGCGACGGAGTGCCGCTGCCCGAGCACCCGCTGTGGCTGCGCGGCAACCCCGATCATCTCTTCGGCAGCGCCCACACCATCAAGACGGTGCACCGCGCGTTCTCCATCTTGCGCGGCGAGAAGGGCTACACGCCCGCGCTGCTGATCGGTGCGATCAGCAAGCGCAGCGGCGGCCGCTTCGCCCCCCATCGCTCGCACCAGTCGGGTCGCGACATCGACATCCGGCTGCCGCTACGGCCCGGCACCGCCGTGACCCACGACCCCACCGCCGACGAGGTCGATTGGTACGCGACGTGGGTGCTCATCGAGTCGTTCGTCGCGACCGGTGAGATCGAGGCGGTGTTCCTCAACGAGGCCCATCACGAGCGGCTCTACCGTGCCGGCCGTGCGCTCGGTGTGGCACGCGAGGACGCGTTCGAGATCGTGCGCTGGCCCCGTTGGAAGGGCGCCGGCATCGTGCAGCACGCCGAGGGGCACAACGCACACCTGCACGTGCGGGTCCGCTGCGGCGCCTCGGAGCGCGCGTGCCTGTGA